Genomic DNA from Hordeum vulgare subsp. vulgare chromosome 2H, MorexV3_pseudomolecules_assembly, whole genome shotgun sequence:
ctctcggccacgaTGCTCACCGTGTGCGTCGCGTTGATCCTGGACGACGGTGCTTTTGTCTCCGACGCCATGGCCTCATTCAGGAAGGCGTGGTCGAAGTCTCTGGACGACCTCCTCGACGACCGGCCAGCCGGCCCCGCCTTTGGgttggcgacgctctcggccacgaTGTTCACCGAATGCGTCGCGTTGATCTTGGAAGACGGCGCTCTGGTGTCTGGCGCAGCGGCATCCTCCATGAAGGCAAAAGAACTGCCGCTGTGGTCGAAGTCCCGCGACGAGCGCCTAGACGACCGGCACCCAGGCCCCGCCCTCGTGTTGTTGACGACGCTCTCGGCCACAATGCTCACCGTGTGCGTCGCGTTCATCCTCGCGGACGGCGCCTTGGTTTCCGACGCCACGGCATCCTCCACGATCTCCGGCTTGTCCTTGGTAATCTGGCAGCGCTCCCCCAACCTCTGTGAAACGGCGGCGACACTCTCGATGGGTTTCTGCACGCAAGTTAATCAAGGATTTGAGCAATTTGGTGGTCGAACATGATGGCTAAAATTCTCTAAATACTGAAGCTTTTCTTGATCCGTACCTTCTGAATTTGGGACTTGCcgttgttggtggtgtggtggttGTTGACCAGAGCATTCTCGTCGAGCTCCGACATGGGGTTGCGACGGTACGGCGAGTGATCGGCCTTCCTCGACGAGCTTCGGCTCAGCGAAGGCCCGTGCGTCGGTTGCACCCCGGCGTTCTCGTTCGCAACGGCCGCCGCCCTTGCAGGGGAGTTGGACCTCAGAGTTGGCGACGcatacctcttcccagaaggcgCAGCCTTCACCGGTGACGGCGCGCGCCCCTTCTCCCGGGCCGGGACCGACACCATCTTCCCGGGCTGCCGCGCGGCCCGCTCGGCGCCTACAGAGCCCGCCGCGGCGGGCGCGACCTCGCCGCGCCGTCCTGGCGAGCGGctcaccctcctgctcccgctccCGGCACCACTTCGGCTCTCGTGGCTCGCCGACCGCTTACGGTCCGGCGTCCTCCGGCGCGGGGAGGGCCTCAACGCGGCGGCGCCGCCGCCCAGCCTGTCCCAGTCGCACTCGTCGTCGACGCCCCCGGCCCTCCTCTCCCGGTCGAAGTCATAGCTCCTCTTGGATCCAGAGTACCTCCGGTACCCGGGACCACTCTCGCCCGACGCAGCCGCCTTCCCCGACGCCGACGAGCTGCG
This window encodes:
- the LOC123427311 gene encoding uncharacterized protein At1g65710-like, which codes for MGLCLSKKQQQQQRRQEELPRNAAKKSGKDAAALAPEARKAPSRKATAPRAEEPAADKRTVFVVKAAAAAAAAEVAAEASGGESEGAKWAPPAPAAPVEEAAKPAVVSRVPVRTSSCTKEEVDAILIQCGRLSRSSSASGKAAASGESGPGYRRYSGSKRSYDFDRERRAGGVDDECDWDRLGGGAAALRPSPRRRTPDRKRSASHESRSGAGSGSRRVSRSPGRRGEVAPAAAGSVGAERAARQPGKMVSVPAREKGRAPSPVKAAPSGKRYASPTLRSNSPARAAAVANENAGVQPTHGPSLSRSSSRKADHSPYRRNPMSELDENALVNNHHTTNNGKSQIQKKPIESVAAVSQRLGERCQITKDKPEIVEDAVASETKAPSARMNATHTVSIVAESVVNNTRAGPGCRSSRRSSRDFDHSGSSFAFMEDAAAPDTRAPSSKINATHSVNIVAESVANPKAGPAGRSSRRSSRDFDHAFLNEAMASETKAPSSRINATHTVSIVAESVANPKAGPAGRSSRRSSRDFDHNGNSYASLLLEDIQSYHQQNASDTAAAAPAFSLPACVSKACSILEAVADLNSSPSENRSFELDRSADDKGSANVSCYSAGKAAGAGTHVVESEVVVKDDLMEPSLHKYVSVRDIRGEAEPQESAGSNSFAGNPWTCSWEPNSVDSTDRTWTASQSNSDDAEQLSGGTAGTLELSWQSKQESGGRARFGSAGGAHRGGGSVARSDVRTASANSSSV